TCTTGGACCAATCCTTCTCATGTGGCTAAGTGGTACAGAAGGTcttgaaggaaaaggaaaaagacatCTCAGTGGTGCAAAAGAAAGTCCAAGAGTGATAAGGTCATCAGATCCATTAGTCCCTGGGATGGAATATCCCTAAAAATAACCTATTCTAAGTGAGccttagggaaactgaggcacagagagaaaaGGAGACTTAACTATTTGTATGCATTGGGTGATTGTTGAATGCCAGTTCTTTTGAAAAGTGCTCCAGAGGAGTTTGGCAgatagatggatgaatgaatgaatagcttAGCATCCTGTGCATTGTGAGAGAGAAATGGAAAGAGGAGGCAGATTGTATCTAAAAACGCTTGGAGAGGAGATCTGGTCAGGAATTAAGGATGAAGAGCACCAGTTCTTTCTACAAGTCCTAGGCCCCAAGGGGAAGGAAAACATGAATGGGATCTCACATTTCTTATCAAAGCTGAATCAAGCAAATTAGCCAAACATGGTGTAACTTGAAGTAAATGTGTACTGTCTATCGTGAACGCGATTAGGGAAATCAAATCAGACTACTTTCCAAGCCTTATTAGGAGGTGGCCAGAGATCACAAAGTAGATTTTAATCAAATTCCCTGCATTTTATTTAGAACCATGTGGAGAACCTCAATTGTCAGAGCTCTTCTCCAATTACTTAGCAAGATGGGGATTCTTCACTGACTGCCCAGGCACTTTAGACAGCAAAGAATGATGGTGTTAGTCTTCTGAGTTCCTGCAAGTGAAATAAGAAACCTCATGGTCAAGTCCAATCAGACCTCACCTGTGGTAGGGTTCATTCTCCTGGGACTCTCTGCCCACCCATTGCTAGAGAAAATTTTCTTTGTACTCATCTTCCTGATGTATCTGGTGATCCTGCTGGGCAACAGGGTCCTCACTCTTGTGACCATCCTGGACTTCCGCCTGCACGcgcccatgtacttcttcctgggGAACCTCTCATTCTTGGACATCTGCTACACAACCTCTTCAGTCCCCCTTATTCTTGACAGCTTCCTCACTCCCAGGAAAACCATCCCCTTCTTAGCCTGTGCTGTACAGATGTTTCTCTCCTTTGCCATGGGAGCCACAGAGTGTGTGCTCCTGAGCATGATGGCATTTGATCGttatgtggccatttgcaaccCCCTTAGGTACCCTGAGATCATGAGAAAGGCTGCTTATATGCCCATGGTTGCCAGCTCCTGGGTAGCTGGAAGCACCACCGCTATGATACAGACTTCCCTGGCAATGCGACTGCCTTTCTGTGGGGACAATGTCATCAACCACTTTGCCTGTGAGATCCTGGCTGTCCTGAAGTTGGCCTGTGCTGGCATCTCCATTAATGTGATCAGTATGGGAGTGGCCAATGTGATTATTCTGGGAATCCCAGTGCTGTTCATTTTTTCCTCCTATGTGTTCATCATTGCTACCATCTTAAGGATCCGTTCAGCAGAGGGGAGGAAAAAGGCCTTCTCTACCTGCTCTGCCCACCTTACAGTTGTGGTTGTCTTCTATGGGACCATCCTCTTTATGTACGCAAAGCCCAAGTCTAAGGGTCCACTGGGGGCAGACAAACAGGACCTTTCAGACAAACTCTTCTCCCTCTTCTATGGGGTGGTGATACCCATGCTCAACCCcatcatctacagcctgaggaacaaggaTGTGAAGGCCGCTGTGAGGAATCTGGTATTTCAGAAACACCTCATCCGGTGATGGTGGGAGGGGTCCTGGTAGTCCTGTGCTTCCTGCTTTCTCTCACCTGAGGGTCTCAGAGGATAAGATCACCAGATGTGGGCCAACTTCATCAAATATTACATAAATTTCATTATATAGAAAGACTCTGTGTGAACCAGGAGCTTTtaataggagttttttttttttttcacttcattcTATAAACAGTTCAATAGAGGAATATTCTTACTTGTCTAGCCTTGTAATTCTTACTCTCTCTAATGGACAATGAACATATTGAGGTCAAGGAAAAGTAACTCTTCAAATTTTTATTGTTTAACTAATGAAAAGCTCTAGTCTTTTATTTAATCCCTTCATGGTTTCTTTCCTTGAACATATTTGAATGAGTGCTTACTTTTATGTTACCTTTCAACTCTTTCTATGCCATATAAAATAGTATCAGGAAATGTTTTTATCTTTCTCCTTACCATTTCATTGTCATattgattctttaaaaaatgt
This DNA window, taken from Loxodonta africana isolate mLoxAfr1 chromosome 9, mLoxAfr1.hap2, whole genome shotgun sequence, encodes the following:
- the LOC100657907 gene encoding olfactory receptor 13C7-like, with translation MVKSNQTSPVVGFILLGLSAHPLLEKIFFVLIFLMYLVILLGNRVLTLVTILDFRLHAPMYFFLGNLSFLDICYTTSSVPLILDSFLTPRKTIPFLACAVQMFLSFAMGATECVLLSMMAFDRYVAICNPLRYPEIMRKAAYMPMVASSWVAGSTTAMIQTSLAMRLPFCGDNVINHFACEILAVLKLACAGISINVISMGVANVIILGIPVLFIFSSYVFIIATILRIRSAEGRKKAFSTCSAHLTVVVVFYGTILFMYAKPKSKGPLGADKQDLSDKLFSLFYGVVIPMLNPIIYSLRNKDVKAAVRNLVFQKHLIR